Sequence from the Deinococcus malanensis genome:
GGGCGTCTGCTGGCAGTCCAGGGCCAGATCGTCACCCCGACCCTGCTGTCGCGCGCGCGCGATATGGGAGCCACGCCGGAGCTGGTGGCGGCCACCAAGGACACCACCGGCCAGACGGCGGCAGGGGCTGCCGCGGTCACAGAGGGGGCAGGACACCTGCTGGACCGCGCCAGGCAGTGGTTCAACGACCGCCGTGAAGAGACCGAGGCTGCCATTCAGGAGCGTCAGGCGGCCATGCACGAACAGCGTGTGCGTGAGGCTCTGGGTCGCCCGGTCAACCGCGTGATCCTGGCCCCCGATGACAGCGTAATTCTGAACATCGGGGAGATCGTCACCCACCGCGCGGTGCAGTCGGCGCGGGACGCTGGGGTGCTCGATATTCTGCTGGACAGCGTGAGCAAGGAGAACGTGACCATCGATCCGCTGTCCACCCGGCCCCATGAGACCGGACAGGCCGCGCTGGAAAGTCAGAATCCGCTGGAACCCCGGCAGGACTGAGGGCCCGTTGCGCAGTAGGGAGGGTCAACTCCAAAAACTGCGTCCGGAACGAACAAAAGCATACTAATTTGAGCTCGGTTCAAGTAAGGGCGATTTTTGCCCTCGGGAAAGGCACTTTTCGAATTGAGCTTGCTACTGCGCAACAGGTCTTGAAAGGAGTCCCACGGCACCGGTGGCCTCATCTGGTAGCCACCGGTGCTCTTTTGCACCATAAGCGAGCGGCATTTCACGGAGGGTACGGGGCTGCCCTCTTCTGCCCCCACCGATATCCGGGGCTTTTGCAGCTGGTCCACTGGAACCATGTCCTCTCAGGAACTGCTCTATGCTGCGCGGCATGATCGACACCCTGATCGGCCATACGCCTCTGGTGCAGTTGCGGCACCTGGTCGAAGCGGACATGGCCGACGTGTTCATAAAACTCGAAGGTCAGAATCCGGGTGGCAGCATCAAGGACCGCACCGCGCTGGGACTGGTTCAGGATGCCGAGCGCAGTGGGCGCCTTAAACCTGGCGGCACCATCGTTGAGCCCACCAGTGGCAACACCGGCATCGGGCTGGCGCAGGTCGCGGCGGCCAAGGGCTACCGTCTGATCCTGTGCATGCCCGCCCAGATGAGCGAGGAACGCAAGCGCACCCTGATCGCCTACGGCGCGCAGCTCGTCCTGACCGACCCGGAGCGGCGCATGCTGGCGGCCATCGAGGAAGCCGAGAAGATAGCCGCAGAAACCGGCGCGGTGATGATGGGGCAGTTCACCAACCCTGCAAACCCAGCCACGCATGAGGCCACCACCGGCCCGGAACTGTGGACTCAGATGGAAGGACGGATTGACGCTTTCGTGTACGGCTCGGGGACGGGAGGCACCATCAGTGGGGTGGGCCGCTACCTGAAGCGTCAGAATCCACAAGTGCAGGTCATTGCCTGTGAACCGGCCCGCAGCAACGTCCTGAGCGGCGGCGAGCGGGGCGACCACGGCTTCCAGGGCATGGGTCCGGGCTTTATTCCGGACAATCTGGACCGCTCGGTGCTGGATGACGTGATCCAGGTATGGGAGGAAGACGCCTACCCGCTTGCCCGCCAGCTGGCGCGTGAGGAAGGCATTTTCGTCGGCATGAGCAGCGGCGCCATGGCCTGGACGGCGCTGGAGGTGGCGCGGCGCCTGGGACCCGGCAAGCGCGTGGCCACCATCGCCTGCGACACAGGTGCCCGGTACCTGACCACATCACTGTTTACCAATGATTCCGGCACACCTCCCGGATACAGGCCGTACTCCCGTGAGAAACTGACGCCTTTCGATTGACGGCACCTTGTGCAGACCTAGGGTGTAGGAAAAGGGCCGTGCTCCAGCGGTGAGGGAAGCAGCGCCATAGGGGCACGGCAAAGACAGGCTCTTCCTCAGGGAGGGGCAGGCACCATGAGCCGTGAACGCTGTCTCCAGCCGTGACCCCGGAACTGCCGTGTCGCTCTGGCCACACCATCCTGAGGGCAGTACACGGCACCGCTGGGGCAGGTCCTGACCTGGGTCATGGGTGACAGACCGGGCCGCTCCGGTGTGGCCTACTTTCTCCAACCAGCTTCTCCCCGGGACCTTCGGACGCGTCAAGGCTCCCGGCTTTCCAGAACGTAAAAGGACTCCGACATGAAAAAACGCTTTGCCCTGCCCCTGCTTGCTTCCCTTCCCACACTGCTTGCTGCCTGTGGCGCGGATGACATCGATCTCGATGGGTACAAACGCAAGAGTTTCAGAACGCAGACCGAATGCCGGGCCTACTACAAGACCCAGATCGAACAGGGCCTGCGCAATCCCTGCTACCGGGCCTCAGGAAGTGCACTGTTCTTCGGACCCTATTTTCTGGCCAGCCGTCTCGGAACCCGCTACCTGGGCTATGACTCCCGTGGAAAGGTCAGCCGCACTGGTCTGAGTATCAACCCACGGGGTGTGCCCAACACGTTTAAGGCGCCCACTGTTTCGCGTGGTGGATTTACCAATGGGTCGCGGGCCTCCGGGACCAGCGGGGCGCGTTCTTCCGGAAGCTTCGGCGGCTGACCTGGGATACAGGTGGCGGTGGCCCCTGCGTGGGCCGGCATGCCGTTTTCGGGCGCGTGCCCAAGAAGTGCCGTGGAGGACGCCTGTCGAGACTCGCCCTGTTGATCCTCCGTTAATAGCGTCCTCGGTGTCAACTTTGCGGCATCCTGCGGGTGCAACCTCCGCTAGCGTGACCGATAAGCAGCAATAGACGCTCCGCAGCGCAGACCGGGCGCAGACTGGTGATCGCAGGAGCGCCAGGCTTTCTGGGCCGAGCCACAGCGCGGCTTTTTCCTCGCGGGGCTGGGGCATGGTCCAAAGCAGGCGGGGCCCTCATGTTCAGGAGTAGCCCCGTTCCCCAGCTCTTTCTGCGCCTGTGGTCGGCCAGCGCTCAGCGGCGCCGGCCACCGAACATGCCGATCAGGTCGTCCAGGGCATTGCCGTCGCCGTCACGGTCGAGCACGTTGTTGAGCGTGCCGATCATTCCGCCCATGTCGGCTTGCCCTCCCATGCGCGGCTGGCCCTGCTGATAACTCACCGGCCGGTCCTGGCTGGGCAGCCCTGGAATGACCGGCCCGCCGCCCAGCACGCCGCCTGACTGGTAGTCAGGAACCTGTGACCGCTGCTGGTACTGCCTGCCCCCCATGCCAGAGCCCATCCCTCCGCCCAGCATGCCGCCCAGGATGCTCCCAATATCGAAGCCCCCGCCTCCCATTCCGGCATTGCCGTCCTGTGGCCACCCGCCCGACTGTCCCTGGCGCTGGCGCCCCAGGTAGTTCATGACCAGCGGGGCCAGCATCATCAGCACCTGCATGGCCATCTGCGGGTCGATACCGGAGCGCTGGCTGACCGCGTTTGCGGCGGCGTACTGCTGGTTGCCGAACAGATGCCCCAGGATCTTCTGGCCTTCCTGCGGGTCGGGCACCTGCCCCTGCCCGAACAGGTCCAGGGCGCGGCCGTCGTGGCGGTCCAGCGCTCCACTGAGGGCGGCGGCGCCGTCCGGAGTCTGGGCATTGCGGTTCAGGGCACCCAGCAGCAGGGGCACGGCGGCCTCCATGGCCGCTTCGGTCTGGTGGGGGCTGGTGCCCAGCTGACGGCCGACGGTCTGCTGCGCCTGACCCATGCCGCCCAGCATGTTGAAGATGTCCATCATGGTCTGTTCCTCCTGAAAATTGACGTGGGACGAAATTGACGTAGGGCACAGCCTACGCCGCACCACCGTGCTGGCCATTCAGAAAAGCCTGAGATTCATCCAACCTGGCCGCCACGAACCCACCCTGCACACTCCGCCATTCGGCGCATGTCCTGTCGCCCCGTCGACCGCTATCTTTCCCGGTCCCTGGTTCGGCAACTCTGGGGTGGAGGTATTCATTGACGGTACTTACGACCGGGCGCGCCCTGCGCCCGAATATCGGGCTGTATCTGGCGGTCGCGCGGCTCAGCTTCCGCCGGGGGTTCGCCTACCCACAGGCGGCCCTGTGGGGGCTGATCACCAACGCCTTTTTCGGTGTGCTGCGCGCGGCGGTGCTGCTTTCCCTGTTCGGGGCCCGCCCGCAGGTGGCCGGATACACGGTACAGGACGCCCTGACCTATACGGCCATGACCCAGCTGCTGATCGCGGCTTTCAGCCTGTTCGGCTGGAGTGAGCTGATGCGCACCATCCACCGCGGAGAGGTGGGCACCGAGCTGCTGCGGCCGCATCATTTTCTGCTGTTCTGGACTGCCCAGGACGCCGGACGCGCCGCCGGGCAGTTCGTGCTGCGTGGGGTGCCGATTCTGCTGATCTTCGCCCTGCTGTGGCCGCTCAGCTGGCCGCAGGGTGCTGGGGGCTGGGTTCTGACCGCCGTCAGCCTGCTGCTGGCCTGGGCTTGCGGCTTTGCTTTCCGCTTTCTGGTCAACTGTGCGGCCTTCTGGACCCCGGACGCCGTCGGCGTGGGGCGGTTTGCCTGGGCGGTGCTGGGCCTGAGCTGCGGCTTTCTGATGCCGCTGGCCTTCTTCCCGGGCTGGCTGCGGGACGCGCTGGCCTGGACCCCGTTTCCCAGCATGCTGAACACCAGCGTGGAACTGTGGCTGGGGGTCCGGAGCGGCCCGGACGCCTGGACGGCACTGGCCACCCAGCTGGCCTGGACCGCCGCCCTGTTTGCAGCGGCTGAGGTCACGCTGCGCCGGGGCCTGCGCCGGCTGGAGGTGGCCGGTGGCTAGGGCGTGGAGGACTGGCCACTGGGCCGAGGCACGCTATCTGGCCGGACTGTACCTGCGTCTGCTGGGCGCCCAGGCGCGTTCTCAGGGGGCCTACCGGGTGTCGTTCGCGCTGGACGCCCTGAGCGCCATGCTGATCACCGCCACCGAGTTTGCCGCGTTTGCGCTGGTGCTGCCGCGCTTCGGTGCCCTGACCGGTCAGCATGGCGTGGTGTGGACGCTGGGCGAGATCAGCCTGCTGTACGGGCTGGCGGAACTGGCCTTTGTGCTGATGGATCTGCTGTTCGGTGGTTTTGACGCCCCGAACCTCTCGCAGCACGTTCGTGGGGGCAGTTTCAGCACATTTCTGTTGCGGCCGGCGCCTCTTGTTCTGCAGGTATTCGGCTCGGATTTCGCACTCCGGCGCCTGACCCGGGTCCTGCTGGCCGCCGGCATCGTGGCCTACGGGGTGTCCCAGGTCAATGTGGACTGGACTGTAGGGCACGCGCTGCTGCTCTCGGGCAGTGTCGTGGGCATGATTGCCTTTTTCGGGGGCCTGTTCGTCATCGGCGGCACGCTGACCTTCTGGACGGTGGACAGCGTCGAGGCCATGAACGTCCTGACCTACGGCGGGCGCACCCTGATCAGCTATCCCATGGACATCTACGGCACGTTCCTGCGCAAGACCTTTACCTACGTGATTCCCGCAGCCTTCCTGTCCTACTTTCCGGTGCTGTTCGTGCTGGGCCGCCCGCTGCCCGATGGTCTCCCCGTCGCGGCGGCGTTCCTTGCGCCGCTGGTCGGGCCCGCACTACTGGCGGCGGCGTTCGCATTCTGGCGCTTCGGCGTCCGGCACTATCAGGGCACCGGCACCTGAGCCCGTGCTTATTCCAGGAGCAACCATGATTGAAGTCGAGCATCTTCAAAAAACCTTCCGCGTGCGTCAGGGCGGGCTGCTGCGCGGCAAGGTCAGGCAGCATCAGGCTGTTCGGGACGTATCCTTTCAGGTCGCACCGGGTGAGATCGTCGGCTACCTGGGTCCCAACGGGGCGGGCAAGAGCACCACCATCAAGGTCCTGACCGGGCTGCTGGTGCCTGACCGCGGGCATGTCCACGTGGGCGGCCTGATTCCGTGGCGCGAGCGCCGGAGGCACGTGGCCCGACTGGGCGCGGTGTTCGGGCAGCGCACCACCCTGTGGTGGGACCTGCCGGTGCGTGATTCCCTGGATCTGCTGCGTCACGTGTACCGCGTCTCCCAGGGACGGTTCCGCGAAAACCTGCAGACCTTCACGGATCTGCTGGACCTGGGACCGTTCCTGGGCACGCCGGCCCGCGCCCTGAGTCTGGGTCAGCGCATGCGTGCTGACCTCGCGGCGGCGCTGCTGCACGATCCGGAACTGCTGTTTCTCGACGAACCGACCGTCGGGCTGGATGTGGTGGCCAAGGAACGTATCCGCGAGTTTGTCCGCCATATCAACGCCGAGCGCGGCGTGACGGTCCTGCTGACCACCCATGATCTGGGCGATGTCGAGCGGCTGGCCCAGCGGGTCATGATCATCGACCAGGGGAGCTTGCTGTACGACGGGGACCTCGCGCGTCTGCAGGCCCGCTACGGCAGTGCCCGGGAACTGGTGGTGGATTTCGAGGCGCCGCCCCTCAGTGCGCACGTCCCCGGGCTGGAACTGCTGGAGGCGACCGGACCGCGTGCTCGCTACGCCTTTACAGGTGGAGCCGCTGCGCCCATTGCCCGGGTCACGGCCCAGGCGCCGGTGCGCGACATCACGGTGCGGGAGCCAGACATCGAGGCGACCATCCGCCGGATCTATGAAGGTGGGCTCCTGCGCGGGGTGTTTAATGAAGGGCGTGAATCTGGCGTACCTGGCATACCCGCCCCCTGAAGTGGTCGAACGTCGTGGCCGGGCACTGGCGGTGCTCGACGCGGTGCTCAGCCCGGAGTGGGAGGAGAGGTATTTCTCCTTTGACCAGGACTGGAGCGCAGGCGCGCGGATGGCCTCGGCCAGGAACGGAAGCGGCGACGAAGCATTCATGCTGTTCAGCCAGGGGGAGTGCGTCTTCAAGCAGTTCCTGCACGAAGTTCCGCAGCGCCTGTCGTTGGCGGAGGCCCAGGCTCTGACAGAGGTGCAGGGCACCGCCGGGGCTCTGGGCCCCTCACCTCTGCTCGGCGAGTTTCTGGCTGAGCCTGCATTCTCCACCGAAGAGCTGACAGAGCTCGGCTGGTACGTGCCCGGCGTCCGCCACTGGGTTGTGATGCATCCTGCCGGCGCAGTGACCGAAGACAGCCTGTTCCGGCTCCTGTTCCAGGGAGATGCGCTGCTATACGCGGCGTGGGCCGGCGACATGTTTGAACTGCCTGTGCCTGAGGCCGCAGCTGAGCTTGTTTTTCGGCACGCGCCGCTTACCCCGTCACTGGTTCAGGCCCTCAACCCGGAAGCAGATTGGGAAAGCGCCCGGGAGGAAGCTGCCGGGATGGGTTATCCGGTGCAACCCGCTTGACGGGCCCCTTGCCTCCCGGGTTTTTTCGGCGCGACCCGGTGCAGGTGGCGCGTGAGCTGCTCGGCGCCACCCTGGTTCACGTCCTGCCCGGCGGTGAGCGGCTGAGCGGCCGGATTGTAGAGACCGAGGCCTACGATTGCCCCCGGGACCCGGCCTGTACCGCCGGGCGGTTTCATGCGGCCCGAAGTGCGGAAATGGCCATCGCTCCAGGCCTGTGGCTGTTCTGGAGTGCCCACGGCCATCCGCTGCTGCAGGTGGCCTGCCGCGAGGAAGGGGTTTCGGCCAGCGTACTGATCCGTGCCCTGGAGCCAGTGGAGGGGCTGGGCCAGATGCTGACGCACCGCCCGGTGACACGTCAGCGTGACCTGACGAATGGACCTGCCAAGCTGGTCTATGCCCTGGGGTTGAATCCGGCGCAGGTGACCCATACTCGGGTGGACAGTCCGGCGCTGCACCTTTGCCCAGCGCCACCGCCCACCCCCGACCGGATCGGGGTCACGGCGCGGGTCGGCATCCGCGAGGGCCGCACCCTGCCCTGGCGATTCTTGCTGCGGGGCAACCCCTGGGTGTCGCCGGCCCCGCCCAGCATGGCGCTGATGCCCTCAGCAGATTAAGAGACCGGCAGGTTCCCGGCCCTCGCATGGGGTGATCAGGCAGAAAGTGACCTTCTAGACTGCCGGGATCATGACCACCCGATCCTCGACAACCGGCGCCATGAGTGTGGACGCCGCGATTGACCGCCTGGGCCTGGGCGCATTTCAGTGGAGGCTGCTGCTGATCTGCGGCCTGACCTGGGCGGCCGACGCCATGGAAGTGCTACTGATGGGCTTTGCCCTGCCCGGAATCAGTGAAAGTTTTGGCCTGCGTCCTGGCAGCACCGAAACCAAATGGCTGCTGAGTGCCACCTTCGCTGGCATGTTCGTCGGCGCGTGGTTCTGGGGCTGGGTGGCTGACCGCCTGGGCCGGCGCTGGGTATTTCTGACCACCGTGGCGCTGGGCGTGGTGTTCGGGCTGCTGGGTGCCTTTGCTCCGGACGTGGCCTGGCTGGTGGCCGCACGCTTCCTGACGGGATTTGCCATCGGCGGCACGCTGCCGGTGGACTACGCCATGATGGCCGAATTTGTACCGACGGCCTGGCGCGGCCGCTTTCTGGTGTACCTGGAAAGCTTCTGGGCGCTGGGGACCATTGCGGTCGCAGCCCTCGCGTGGGGCCTGAGCAGCATGCTGCCTCCCGGGGAGGCC
This genomic interval carries:
- a CDS encoding DNA-3-methyladenine glycosylase; this translates as MTGPLPPGFFRRDPVQVARELLGATLVHVLPGGERLSGRIVETEAYDCPRDPACTAGRFHAARSAEMAIAPGLWLFWSAHGHPLLQVACREEGVSASVLIRALEPVEGLGQMLTHRPVTRQRDLTNGPAKLVYALGLNPAQVTHTRVDSPALHLCPAPPPTPDRIGVTARVGIREGRTLPWRFLLRGNPWVSPAPPSMALMPSAD
- a CDS encoding ABC transporter permease, coding for MTVLTTGRALRPNIGLYLAVARLSFRRGFAYPQAALWGLITNAFFGVLRAAVLLSLFGARPQVAGYTVQDALTYTAMTQLLIAAFSLFGWSELMRTIHRGEVGTELLRPHHFLLFWTAQDAGRAAGQFVLRGVPILLIFALLWPLSWPQGAGGWVLTAVSLLLAWACGFAFRFLVNCAAFWTPDAVGVGRFAWAVLGLSCGFLMPLAFFPGWLRDALAWTPFPSMLNTSVELWLGVRSGPDAWTALATQLAWTAALFAAAEVTLRRGLRRLEVAGG
- a CDS encoding DUF937 domain-containing protein, encoding MMDIFNMLGGMGQAQQTVGRQLGTSPHQTEAAMEAAVPLLLGALNRNAQTPDGAAALSGALDRHDGRALDLFGQGQVPDPQEGQKILGHLFGNQQYAAANAVSQRSGIDPQMAMQVLMMLAPLVMNYLGRQRQGQSGGWPQDGNAGMGGGGFDIGSILGGMLGGGMGSGMGGRQYQQRSQVPDYQSGGVLGGGPVIPGLPSQDRPVSYQQGQPRMGGQADMGGMIGTLNNVLDRDGDGNALDDLIGMFGGRRR
- a CDS encoding ABC transporter ATP-binding protein, whose protein sequence is MIEVEHLQKTFRVRQGGLLRGKVRQHQAVRDVSFQVAPGEIVGYLGPNGAGKSTTIKVLTGLLVPDRGHVHVGGLIPWRERRRHVARLGAVFGQRTTLWWDLPVRDSLDLLRHVYRVSQGRFRENLQTFTDLLDLGPFLGTPARALSLGQRMRADLAAALLHDPELLFLDEPTVGLDVVAKERIREFVRHINAERGVTVLLTTHDLGDVERLAQRVMIIDQGSLLYDGDLARLQARYGSARELVVDFEAPPLSAHVPGLELLEATGPRARYAFTGGAAAPIARVTAQAPVRDITVREPDIEATIRRIYEGGLLRGVFNEGRESGVPGIPAP
- a CDS encoding ABC transporter permease, with product MARAWRTGHWAEARYLAGLYLRLLGAQARSQGAYRVSFALDALSAMLITATEFAAFALVLPRFGALTGQHGVVWTLGEISLLYGLAELAFVLMDLLFGGFDAPNLSQHVRGGSFSTFLLRPAPLVLQVFGSDFALRRLTRVLLAAGIVAYGVSQVNVDWTVGHALLLSGSVVGMIAFFGGLFVIGGTLTFWTVDSVEAMNVLTYGGRTLISYPMDIYGTFLRKTFTYVIPAAFLSYFPVLFVLGRPLPDGLPVAAAFLAPLVGPALLAAAFAFWRFGVRHYQGTGT
- the cysK gene encoding cysteine synthase A, which gives rise to MIDTLIGHTPLVQLRHLVEADMADVFIKLEGQNPGGSIKDRTALGLVQDAERSGRLKPGGTIVEPTSGNTGIGLAQVAAAKGYRLILCMPAQMSEERKRTLIAYGAQLVLTDPERRMLAAIEEAEKIAAETGAVMMGQFTNPANPATHEATTGPELWTQMEGRIDAFVYGSGTGGTISGVGRYLKRQNPQVQVIACEPARSNVLSGGERGDHGFQGMGPGFIPDNLDRSVLDDVIQVWEEDAYPLARQLAREEGIFVGMSSGAMAWTALEVARRLGPGKRVATIACDTGARYLTTSLFTNDSGTPPGYRPYSREKLTPFD